A stretch of Saccharomyces cerevisiae S288C chromosome IV, complete sequence DNA encodes these proteins:
- the SNQ2 gene encoding ATP-binding cassette transporter SNQ2 (Plasma membrane ATP-binding cassette (ABC) transporter; multidrug transporter involved in multidrug resistance and resistance to singlet oxygen species): MSNIKSTQDSSHNAVARSSSASFAASEESFTGITHDKDEQSDTPADKLTKMLTGPARDTASQISATVSEMAPDVVSKVESFADALSRHTTRSGAFNMDSDSDDGFDAHAIFESFVRDADEQGIHIRKAGVTIEDVSAKGVDASALEGATFGNILCLPLTIFKGIKAKRHQKMRQIISNVNALAEAGEMILVLGRPGAGCSSFLKVTAGEIDQFAGGVSGEVAYDGIPQEEMMKRYKADVIYNGELDVHFPYLTVKQTLDFAIACKTPALRVNNVSKKEYIASRRDLYATIFGLRHTYNTKVGNDFVRGVSGGERKRVSIAEALAAKGSIYCWDNATRGLDASTALEYAKAIRIMTNLLKSTAFVTIYQASENIYETFDKVTVLYSGKQIYFGLIHEAKPYFAKMGYLCPPRQATAEFLTALTDPNGFHLIKPGYENKVPRTAEEFETYWLNSPEFAQMKKDIAAYKEKVNTEKTKEVYDESMAQEKSKYTRKKSYYTVSYWEQVKLCTQRGFQRIYGNKSYTVINVCSAIIQSFITGSLFYNTPSSTSGAFSRGGVLYFALLYYSLMGLANISFEHRPILQKHKGYSLYHPSAEAIGSTLASFPFRMIGLTCFFIILFFLSGLHRTAGSFFTIYLFLTMCSEAINGLFEMVSSVCDTLSQANSISGILMMSISMYSTYMIQLPSMHPWFKWISYVLPIRYAFESMLNAEFHGRHMDCANTLVPSGGDYDNLSDDYKVCAFVGSKPGQSYVLGDDYLKNQFQYVYKHTWRNFGILWCFLLGYVVLKVIFTEYKRPVKGGGDALIFKKGSKRFIAHADEESPDNVNDIDAKEQFSSESSGANDEVFDDLEAKGVFIWKDVCFTIPYEGGKRMLLDNVSGYCIPGTMTALMGESGAGKTTLLNTLAQRNVGIITGDMLVNGRPIDASFERRTGYVQQQDIHIAELTVRESLQFSARMRRPQHLPDSEKMDYVEKIIRVLGMEEYAEALVGEVGCGLNVEQRKKLSIGVELVAKPDLLLFLDEPTSGLDSQSSWAIIQLLRKLSKAGQSILCTIHQPSATLFEEFDRLLLLRKGGQTVYFGDIGKNSATILNYFERNGARKCDSSENPAEYILEAIGAGATASVKEDWHEKWLNSVEFEQTKEKVQDLINDLSKQETKSEVGDKPSKYATSYAYQFRYVLIRTSTSFWRSLNYIMSKMMLMLVGGLYIGFTFFNVGKSYVGLQNAMFAAFISIILSAPAMNQIQGRAIASRELFEVRESQSNMFHWSLVLITQYLSELPYHLFFSTIFFVSSYFPLRIFFEASRSAVYFLNYCIMFQLYYVGLGLMILYMSPNLPSANVILGLCLSFMLSFCGVTQPVSLMPGFWTFMWKASPYTYFVQNLVGIMLHKKPVVCKKKELNYFNPPNGSTCGEYMKPFLEKATGYIENPDATSDCAYCIYEVGDNYLTHISSKYSYLWRNFGIFWIYIFFNIIAMVCVYYLFHVRQSSFLSPVSILNKIKNIRKKKQ, from the coding sequence ATGAGCAATATCAAAAGCACGCAAGATAGCTCTCATAATGCTGTCGCTAGAAGCTCAAGCGCTTCTTTTGCAGCTTCAGAAGAATCATTTACGGGCATAACCCATGACAAAGATGAGCAGAGCGATACCCCGGCGGATAAACTAACAAAAATGCTGACAGGACCTGCAAGAGACACTGCGAGCCAGATTAGTGCCACTGTGTCTGAAATGGCGCCAGATGTCGTATCTAAAGTGGAGTCATTTGCAGATGCACTATCCCGTCATACAACGAGAAGCGGTGCCTTTAATATGGATTCAGATAGTGACGATGGGTTCGATGCCCATGCCatctttgaaagttttGTAAGAGACGCTGATGAGCAAGGCATCCATATCCGCAAGGCTGGTGTTACCATAGAGGACGTAAGCGCTAAAGGTGTGGATGCGAGTGCCCTAGAAGGTGCTACCTTTGGTAACATTCTTTGTTTACCGTTGACCATCTTTAAAGGTATTAAGGCTAAGAGGCATCAAAAGATGAGACAGATCATAAGCAATGTCAATGCCCTGGCAGAAGCGGGTGAAATGATTTTGGTTCTTGGAAGGCCTGGTGCTGGTTGTTCCTCCTTTTTAAAAGTAACAGCTGGTGAAATAGATCAGTTTGCCGGTGGTGTTTCCGGTGAAGTAGCATATGATGGTATTCCccaagaagaaatgatGAAACGATATAAAGCAGATGTTATTTACAATGGTGAGTTGGATGTTCATTTCCCTTATTTAACAGTTAAGCAAACTTTGGATTTCGCTATTGCCTGCAAAACGCCTGCTCTCAGAGTCAATAACGTTTCCAAAAAGGAATACATTGCATCCAGAAGAGATTTATATGCAACCATTTTCGGTCTAAGGCATACCTATAATACCAAAGTTGGTAACGATTTCGTTAGAGGTGTATCTGGTGGTGAACGTAAGCGTGTTTCCATTGCCGAGGCTTTGGCAGCCAAAGGTTCCATTTACTGTTGGGATAATGCCACTAGAGGTTTGGATGCGTCTACGGCCTTAGAATACGCAAAAGCCATCCGTATTATGACAAACTTATTGAAATCAACCGCTTTTGTTACAATTTATCAGGCAAGTGAAAACATTTACGAAACATTTGATAAAGTCACTGTCCTTTATTCTGGTAAGCAAATTTATTTTGGTTTGATCCACGAGGCAAAACCTTATTTCGCAAAAATGGGTTATTTGTGTCCTCCAAGGCAAGCAACAGCTGAATTTTTAACCGCGTTGACTGATCCAAATGGATTCCATCTGATCAAGCCAGGttatgaaaataaagtacCAAGAACCGCTGAGGAATTCGAAACATATTGGTTAAATTCTCCAGAGTTTGctcaaatgaaaaaagatatcGCTGCTTATAAAGAGAAGGTCAATACCGAAAAGACTAAAGAAGTTTATGACGAATCGATGGCTCAAGAGAAATCCAAATATACGAGAAAGAAGTCTTATTATACAGTGTCATATTGGGAACAAGTTAAACTGTGTACCCAACGTGGGTTCCAAAGAATTTACGGTAACAAGAGTTATACAGTCATCAATGTCTGCTCTGCAATAATTCAATCTTTTATTACTGGATCATTATTTTACAATACCCCTTCATCCACTTCCGGTGCTTTTTCAAGAGGTGGTGTGTTGTATTTTGCGCTACTATATTATTCTTTGATGGGACTGGCgaatatttcttttgaacatAGGCCAATCTTACAAAAGCACAAGGGCTATTCTTTGTATCATCCTTCAGCTGAGGCAATTGGCTCCACTCTGGCATCTTTCCCCTTCAGAATGATTGGTTTGACCtgtttctttatcattttaTTCTTCCTATCTGGGTTGCACAGAACAGCGGGATCATTTTTTACCATCTATTTGTTCTTAACCATGTGTTCAGAGGCGATCAATGGTTTATTTGAGATGGTTTCTTCAGTATGTGACACTCTTTCTCAAGCTAACTCTATCTCGGGTATTCTGATGATGTCTATCTCAATGTACTCTACCTATATGATCCAATTGCCTTCGATGCATCCATGGTTTAAATGGATATCGTACGTACTACCTATCAGGTACGCCTTCGAGTCGATGTTAAATGCCGAATTTCACGGTAGGCATATGGATTGTGCTAACACTCTAGTACCCAGTGGAGGAGACTATGATAATTTATCCGATGACTACAAAGTATGTGCTTTTGTTGGTTCGAAACCAGGTCAGTCTTATGTGCTTGGTGATGACTACCTTAAAAATCAATTTCAGTACGTTTATAAGCACACGTGGAGAAACTTTGGTATCTTGTGGTGCTTTTTACTGGGTTATGTTGTTTTGAAAGTGATATTCACAGAATATAAGAGGCCTGTGAAAGGTGGTGGTGATGCTCTTATCTTCAAGAAAGGATCAAAAAGATTTATCGCACATGCAGATGAAGAATCTCCAGACAATGTCAATGATATAGATGCCAAAGAGCAATTCTCCAGTGAAAGTAGCGgcgcaaatgatgaagtATTTGATGATTTAGAAGCCAAAGGTGTTTTCATTTGGAAGGACGTATGCTTTACTATTCCATATGAAGGCGGTAAGAGAATGCTTTTGGATAATGTTTCAGGTTATTGTATTCCAGGTACCATGACGGCCTTGATGGGAGAGTCAGGTGCTGGTAAAACAACTTTGTTAAATACTCTTGCTCAAAGAAATGTCGGTATCATTACTGGTGATATGCTTGTCAATGGACGTCCCATTGATGCGAGTTTCGAAAGGCGTACAGGTTATGTACAACAACAGGATATACATATCGCAGAGTTAACTGTTAGGGAATCGTTGCAGTTTTCTGCTCGTATGCGTCGCCCTCAGCATTTGCCTGATTCTGAAAAAATGGATTATGTGGAAAAAATCATCAGAGTTTTGGGAATGGAAGAGTATGCGGAAGCCCTTGTTGGTGAGGTTGGTTGTGGTTTAAACGTTGAACAGAGAAAGAAGCTGTCTATTGGTGTTGAACTAGTCGCCAAACCAGACTTATTATTATTCCTCGATGAACCTACATCAGGTTTGGATTCTCAATCTTCATGGGCCATTATTCAATTATTAAGAAAGTTATCAAAAGCTGGCCAATCCATTCTTTGTACGATCCATCAACCTTCAGCTACTCTGTTCGAAGAGTTTGATAGATTACTACTTTTGAGGAAGGGTGGACAAACTGTTTATTTCGGAGATATTGGTAAGAACTCTGCCACCATTTTGAACTACTTTGAAAGGAATGGGGCAAGAAAATGTGATTCTAGTGAAAATCCTGCTGAATATATTTTAGAGGCTATTGGTGCCGGTGCCACAGCATCCGTCAAAGAAGACTGGCACGAAAAATGGTTGAACTCTGTCGAGTTTGaacaaacaaaagaaaaagtacaGGATTTAATAAATGATTTATCGAAACAAGAAACTAAATCCGAAGTTGGAGACAAACCTTCCAAATATGCTACTTCTTATGCTTACCAGTTCAGATATGTTTTAATCAGAACCTCTACTTCATTTTGGAGAAGTCTGAATTACATCATGTCAAAGATGATGCTAATGCTGGTTGGTGGTCTGTATATTGGTTTcacatttttcaatgttgGTAAAAGTTATGTCGGCTTACAAAATGCGATGTTCGCGGCATTTATCTCTATTATCTTGTCTGCTCCTGCAATGAACCAAATCCAAGGACGTGCTATTGCCTCCAGAgaactttttgaagttaGGGAATCCCAATCTAACATGTTTCACTGGTCGCTGGTGTTGATCACTCAGTACTTGAGCGAACTTCCCtatcatttatttttttcgacaattttctttgtctcATCGTATTTTCCATTAAGAATCTTCTTCGAAGCGTCAAGATCTGCGGTgtactttttgaattacTGCATTATGTTCCAGTTATACTATGTTGGTCTTGGCTTAATGATCCTATATATGTCACCGAACCTTCCATCCGCTAATGTTATCTTAGGTTTGTGTCTGTCATTTATGCTTTCTTTCTGTGGTGTTACACAACCTGTCTCATTGATGCCTGGCTTCTGGACATTCATGTGGAAGGCTTCCCCATACACATATTTTGTTCAGAATCTGGTCGGAATTATGCTGCACAAAAAACCAGTCGTatgcaaaaagaaagaactAAACTACTTCAACCCACCAAACGGCTCAACGTGTGGAGAGTACATGAAACcctttttggaaaaagcTACTGGTTACATCGAAAATCCTGATGCTACGTCAGATTGTGCATACTGTATTTACGAAGTTGGAGATAATTATTTGACACATATCAGCTCTAAGTATAGCTACTTGTGgagaaattttggaatattttggatttacattttcttcaatatcattgCTATGGTTTGTGTGTATTACCTCTTCCATGTAAGACAATCTTCCTTCCTAAGCCCCGTATCTATACtcaataaaattaaaaacataaggaaaaagaagcagTAA